The sequence AGCACGAGGACGCCGGAGAAGCGCATGTCCTCGCCCGTGATCACCTTCGCCAGGACGTACGCGATGATCGTCGCCAGGATGAAGGCGATGCCGCCCATGGTGGGCGTGCCCTTCTTGCTGCCATGCGTGCGCGGGCCGTCGTCCCGGATGAACTGCCCGTATCCCTTGCGGGCCAGGAGCTTGATCAGCAGCGGGGTACCGACCAGGGTCAGAAAGAGCCCTATGGCCCCCGCGAAGAGGATCTGCCTCATCGGCCGGCGACCTCGCCCTCGGTCGAGTTCTCCAGCAGTGCCAGGGCGACCTTCTCCAGGCCGACCGACCGGGACGCCTTCACCAGCACGACGTCTCCCGGGCGCAGTTCACTGCGCAACAGGTCGACGGCCGCCTGTGCGTCGGACACGTGCACCGACTCCTCACCCCACGAACCCTCGTTATATGCGCCCAGTTGCAGCCAGGAGGCTTCTCTTCCTCCGACAGCGACGAGCTTGCTGACGTTGAGCCGAACGGCGAGCCGTCCGACCGCGTCGTGCTCGGCGAGTGACGCCTCGCCGAGCTCGGCCATCGGACCGAGCACCGCCCAGGTGCGCCCCCCTCCGGCCTGTCGGGCCTTGCCCATGGCAGCCAGCGCACGCAGTGCGGCTCTCATGGATTCGGGGTTCGCGTTGTAGGCGTCATTGACGATCGTCACACCGTCCGGACGCTCGGTGACCTCCATGCGCCAGCGGGAGAGGGTGCCCGCTCCGGAGAGCGCCTCGGCGATCTCAGTCACGGACATGCCCAACTCATGGGCGACGGCGGCCGCGGCGAGCGCGTTCGACACGTGGTGCTCACCGTACAGGCGCAAGGTCACGTCGCTGCACCCGGAGGGTGTGTGGAGCTCGAAAGCGGGGCGGCCGTCCTCGGTCAGCCTGACCTTCTCGCCCCGTACGTCCGCATCCGGGGCTTCTCCGAAGAGAAGGACCCGGGCTTTTGTACGGGAGGCCATGGCGCGCACGAGGGGGTCGTCCGCGTTGAGCACGGCGACGCCCTCCTCGGGGAGAACCTCGACCAGTTCGCCCTTGGCCTGCGCGATGGCCTCCCGGCTGCCGAACTCGCCGATGTGGGCGGTGCCGACGTTGAGGACCAGACCGATCCTCGGCGGGGTCAGGCCAGTGAGGTAGCGGATGTGGCCGACGCCGCGGGCACCCATTTCGAGGACCAGGTGCCGGGTCTCCGCGGTGGCGCGCAGCGCGGTGAGCGGCAGGCCGATCTCGTTGTTGAAGGAGCCCGGCGTCCAGACGGTGGGGGCCTTGCTCGCCAGGATCTGGGCGATCAGGTCCTTGGTGGAGGTCTTGCCCGCGGAGCCGGTGAGGGCGACGACGGCGGTGCCGAGGCGTTCCACGACGGCACGTGCGAGGGTGCCGAGCGCGGCTTCGACATCGTCCACGACGATCGCCGGAACACCGACGGGGCGGGCGGCGAGCACCGCTGCCGCGCCCGCCTCGACGGCGCGCTGCGCGTAGTCGTGGCCGTCGACCTGCTCCCCGGCGAACGCGGCGAACAGGCTGCCTTGCTCCACCTCTCGGGAGTCGATGACGACGGGGCCGCTGACGACTACTGCCTGATCCGGTATGTCGTGCGGCTGCCCGCCGACGATTTCGGCGATCTCGGCGAGGGAAAGGGTGATCACTGGGTCATCCCTGACTGTTGTTCTCGTGGTGAGGGGCGCGGTCCGTGACGCTCGGGGGTGCGTCGTCGGCGCGTGCACGCCCCAGGGACCGTTCGATGGCTGCGTGCAGGACGAGGCGGTCGTCGAAGGGGCGTACCACCCCGTGGATGTCCTGGCCCTGTTCGTGTCCCTTGCCCGCGACGAGGACGGTGTCGCCGGGCTCGGCGCGGGCGACCGCGGCGGCGATGGCCGCGGCGCGGTCGGCGTCGACCAGGACGTCACCGCGTTCGTGGACGGGCACCTCGGCGGCGCCCGAGAGCATCGCGGCGAGGATCGCGAGGGGGTCCTCGGAACGGGGGTTGTCCGAGGTCAGTACGGCCGTGTCGGCGAGACGGGCCGCCGCGGCGCCCATCGGGCCGCGCTTGGTCGTGTCGCGGTCGCCGCCGCAGCCGAGCACGATGTGCACCCGGCCCTCGGTGACCTTCTGCAGCGAGCGCAGGACCGATTCGACGGCGTCGGTCTTGTGCGCGTAGTCGACGACCGCGAGGTAGGGCTGTCCCGCGTCCACCCGCTCCAGCCGGCCCGGGACACCGGGGACGGCCGCGATGCCGTCGGCGGCGGTCTGCGGGTCGACCCCCGCGACGGCCAGGGTGACGATGGCGGCGAGGGTGTTGGCGACGTTGAACGGGCCGGGCAGCGGGGCCTGGGCGGCGATCCGCTCACCCTGCGGGCCCACGGCCGTGAAGGTGCTGTCCTGCGGGCCGACTTCGACGTCCTCGGCGTGCCAGTCGGC is a genomic window of Streptomyces sp. NBC_01237 containing:
- a CDS encoding UDP-N-acetylmuramoyl-tripeptide--D-alanyl-D-alanine ligase, translated to MITLSLAEIAEIVGGQPHDIPDQAVVVSGPVVIDSREVEQGSLFAAFAGEQVDGHDYAQRAVEAGAAAVLAARPVGVPAIVVDDVEAALGTLARAVVERLGTAVVALTGSAGKTSTKDLIAQILASKAPTVWTPGSFNNEIGLPLTALRATAETRHLVLEMGARGVGHIRYLTGLTPPRIGLVLNVGTAHIGEFGSREAIAQAKGELVEVLPEEGVAVLNADDPLVRAMASRTKARVLLFGEAPDADVRGEKVRLTEDGRPAFELHTPSGCSDVTLRLYGEHHVSNALAAAAVAHELGMSVTEIAEALSGAGTLSRWRMEVTERPDGVTIVNDAYNANPESMRAALRALAAMGKARQAGGGRTWAVLGPMAELGEASLAEHDAVGRLAVRLNVSKLVAVGGREASWLQLGAYNEGSWGEESVHVSDAQAAVDLLRSELRPGDVVLVKASRSVGLEKVALALLENSTEGEVAGR